The following proteins are co-located in the Acanthochromis polyacanthus isolate Apoly-LR-REF ecotype Palm Island chromosome 7, KAUST_Apoly_ChrSc, whole genome shotgun sequence genome:
- the dgcr6 gene encoding protein DGCR6 has product MDGYSGDVDSDSTKQQERHYYLLSELQTLVKDLPSSFQQRLSYNTLSDLALALIDGTVYEIVQGLLDIQHLTEKNLYNQRQKLHCEHQGLKQDLVRKHKDALLSCKSHNLALLKSNQQAELEALEIRVREEQRMMDKKIVAEIDQKVIDQQNTLEKAGVPGFYITTNPQELTMQMNLLELILKLQQKESQSGII; this is encoded by the exons ATGGACGGTTACTCCGGAGACGTTGACAGCGATtctacaaaacaacaagaaagacaTTACTACCTGCTATCGGAACTGCAAACCTTGGTCAAAGACTTACCAAG TTCCTTCCAGCAGCGTCTGTCCTACAACACACTGAGTGACCTGGCTCTGGCACTCATAGATGGGACAGTATACGAGATTGTGCAGGGCCTCCTGGATATTCAACATCTCACAGAGAAAAATCTGTACAACCAAAGGCAAAAGCTTCACTGTGAACACCAAG GACTCAAACAAGATCTTGTACGGAAACACAAAGATGCCCTGCTGTCGTGCAAATCTCACAACCTTGCCCTTCTCAAGTCAAACCAACAAGCAGAGCTAGAG GCTCTGGAAATCCGAGTGCGAGAGGAACAAAGAATGATGGATAAGAAGATTGTGGCAGAAATCGATCAAAAAGTGATAGACCAGCAGAACACCCTCGAGAAGGCGGGAGTCCCTGGGTTTTATATCACCACTAATCCTCAG GAGCTGACTATGCAGATGAACCTTCTTGAACTGATCCTCAAGCTTCAACAGAAGGAGTCGCAATCTGGAATAATATGA
- the LOC110958935 gene encoding rasGAP-activating-like protein 1 isoform X2, which yields MARNTSLYFRIVEGRNLPAKDVSGTSDPYCIVKVDNEVVARTATVWKNLNPFWGEEYTLHLPMGFHSLSFHVMDEDTIGHDDVIGKITLSKDAIGSQAKGLDSWLNLTRVDPDEEVQGEIHLSLALLKDAEKFSLRCRVIEARDLAPRDISGTSDPFARVLFNNHSAETSIIKKTRFPHWGETLELELDPEELSEDNAVTVEVWDWDMVGKNDFLGKVEIPFACLHKTPLLEGWFRLLPLGNNEVDTGGKLGALRLKVRLVEDRILPSMYYQPLIDLLVESVEDSSALTMLEDVTTVESRQDVAMTLVKIYLGQGLVVPFLDYLNTREVNHTTDPNTLFRSNSLASKAMEQFMKAVGMLYLHEVLKPIINRIFDEKKYIELDPCKIDLNRTRRISFKGAVSEAEVRDSSVEMLQSYLTSIIESIVGSVDQCPPVMRVAFKQLHKRVEEQFTEPENEDVKYLAISGFFFLRFFAPAILTPKLFQLRDQHADTRTSRTLLLLAKALQSVGNLGLQLGHGKEQWMAPLHPIILRSVASVKDFLDKLIDIDHDVVSEVPQRAVFMPSVTVKEGYLNKHKAEGPQLLSRFAFKKRYFWLTSETLSYAKTPDWQVRSSIPIQCVCAVERVDENAFQQQNVMQVITQDNDGQLHTMYIQCKNVNELNQWLSAIRKVSIDNERMLPSFHPGAHRSGKWTCCLQADRAVTGCSRTHSAVTLGDWSDPLDPDVETQTIYKQLLQGRDKLRKKYVEVPDVDQTSSNKEKKINSDIHPDGAECNAQLTKPGQSVAARLLAVIEDLEQAHTTFQRREKEDATSVILKP from the exons ATGGCCAGAAACACATCTCTTTATTTTCGAATTGTCGAGGGCAGGAACCTCCCGGCCAAAGACGT ATCCGGAACCAGCGATCCATACTGCATAGTGAAAGTTGACAATGAAGTTGTGGCCAG gACGGCCACAGTGTGGAAGAACCTTAATCCTTTCTGGGGTGAAGAGTACACGTTGCACCTCCCAATGGGGTTCCATTCGCTCTCGTTCCATGTCATGGACGAGGACACGATTGG ACACGATGATGTTATTGGAAAGATTACACTGAGCAAAGACGCCATCGGATCTCAGGCTAAAG GGTTGGATAGTTGGTTGAACCTGACTAGGGTCGACCCTGATGAAGAAGTCCAAGGAGAGATCCATCTGAGTCTGGCGCTGCTgaaagatgcagaaaaattcAGCCTACGTTGTCGAGTCATTGAAGCCAG AGACTTGGCTCCAAGAGACATTTCTGGAACCTCTGATCCCTTTGCAAGAGTTCTTTTCAACAACCACAGTGCAGAGACCTCG ATCATCAAGAAGACCCGTTTCCCTCACTGGGGAGAGACCCTGGAGCTGGAGTTGGATCCAGAGGAGCTGAGCGAGGACAATGCTGTTACTGTGGAGGTGTGGGACTGGGATATGGTGGGCAAGAATGACTTTCTGGGAAAG GTGGAAATCCCTTTTGCTTGTTTGCACAAGACACCTCTGTTAGAGGGCTGGTTTCGTTTGCTACCCTTGGGAAACAATGAGGTCGACACTGG CGGTAAACTGGGAGCGCTGCGTCTGAAGGTGCGCTTGGTGGAGGATCGGATCTTGCCGTCGATGTACTATCAGCCCCTCATTGACCTTCTAGTTGAGTCG GTGGAGGATAGCAGTGCTCTGACCATGCTGGAGGACGTGACCACAGTCGAGAGCAGGCAGGATGTGGCGATGACTCTGGTGAAGATTTACCTGGGACAAGGCCTGGTGGTGCCCTTCCTGGATTACCTTAATACCCGGGAGGTCAACCACACTA CTGATCCAAACACTTTATTTCGCTCCAACTCACTCGCCTCCAAAGCCATGGAACAGTTCATGAAG GCTGTTGGCATGCTGTATCTGCACGAGGTACTGAAACCCATCATCAATCGCATCTTTGATGAGAAGAAGTACATTGAGTTGGACCCATGCAAGATTGACTTGAACCGCACAAG ACGAATTTCATTTAAGGGTGCAGTGTCAGAGGCAGAGGTGCGGGACAGCAGTGTggagatgctgcagagctatTTAACCAGCATCATTGAATCAATCGTGGGCTCGGTCGATCAGTGTCCTCCTGTCATGAGAGTGGCCTTCAAACAGCTGCACAAGAGAGTAGAGGAGCAATTTACTGAGCCTGAGAATGAG GATGTAAAGTACCTGGCCATCAGTGGATTCTTCTTCCTGCGTTTCTTTGCTCCTGCAATCCTCACGCCTAAACTGTTCCAGCTGAGAGACCAGCATGCTGACACACGTACAAGCAGAACGCTGTTACTACTGGCCAAG GCACTACAAAGTGTCGGCAACTTGGGGCTCCAGCTGGGTCACGGAAAGGAGCAGTGGATGGCGCCCCTTCACCCCATCATCCTGCGCAGTGTGGCCTCTGTCAAGGACTTCCTGGACAAGTTAATCGACATAGATCATGATGTTG TGTCTGAAGTGCCTCAGAGGGCTGTATTCATGCCTTCAGTCACAGTCAAAGAGGGTTACctcaacaaacacaaagcagagggACCCCAACTTCTGTCCCGCTTTGCCTTCAAGAAACGCTACTTCTGGCTGACAAGTGAGACGCTCTCTTATGCCAAGACTCCTGATTGGCAG GTGCGCTCTTCAATCCctattcagtgtgtgtgtgctgtggagAGGGTGGATGAAAATGCCTTTCAGCAGCAGAATGTAATGCAGGTCATCACCCAGGACAACGATGGACAGCTGCACACCATGTACATCCAGTGCAAG AATGTGAATGAACTAAACCAGTGGCTGTCTGCGATCAGGAAAGTCAGCATCGACAATGAGCGCATGCTGCCCTCTTTCCACCCGGGGGCTCATCGCAGTGGCAAGTGGACCTGCTGCCTGCAGGCAGACCGTGCTG TTACAGGCTGCAGTAGAACCCACTCAGCTGTGACTCTGGGTGACTGGAGCGACCCGCTGGATCCTGATGTAGAGACTCAGACGATATACAAGCAGCTTCTCCAGGGCAGAGATAAACTCAG GAAAAAATATGTGGAGGTGCCAGATGTTGATCAGACATCGAGCAATAAGGAAAAGAAGATCAACTCTGACATTCATCCAG ATGGCGCCGAATGCAACGCTCAGCTGACGAAGCCAGGTCAAAGTGTTGCTGCTCGACTGCTGGCGGTGATAGAGGACCTGGAGCAGGCTCACACCACCTTCCAGCGCCGAGAGAAAGAGGACGCCACCAGTGTCATTCTGAAGCCCTAG
- the LOC110958935 gene encoding rasGAP-activating-like protein 1 isoform X1: protein MARNTSLYFRIVEGRNLPAKDVSGTSDPYCIVKVDNEVVARTATVWKNLNPFWGEEYTLHLPMGFHSLSFHVMDEDTIGHDDVIGKITLSKDAIGSQAKGLDSWLNLTRVDPDEEVQGEIHLSLALLKDAEKFSLRCRVIEARDLAPRDISGTSDPFARVLFNNHSAETSIIKKTRFPHWGETLELELDPEELSEDNAVTVEVWDWDMVGKNDFLGKVEIPFACLHKTPLLEGWFRLLPLGNNEVDTGGKLGALRLKVRLVEDRILPSMYYQPLIDLLVESVISPAEVEDSSALTMLEDVTTVESRQDVAMTLVKIYLGQGLVVPFLDYLNTREVNHTTDPNTLFRSNSLASKAMEQFMKAVGMLYLHEVLKPIINRIFDEKKYIELDPCKIDLNRTRRISFKGAVSEAEVRDSSVEMLQSYLTSIIESIVGSVDQCPPVMRVAFKQLHKRVEEQFTEPENEDVKYLAISGFFFLRFFAPAILTPKLFQLRDQHADTRTSRTLLLLAKALQSVGNLGLQLGHGKEQWMAPLHPIILRSVASVKDFLDKLIDIDHDVVSEVPQRAVFMPSVTVKEGYLNKHKAEGPQLLSRFAFKKRYFWLTSETLSYAKTPDWQVRSSIPIQCVCAVERVDENAFQQQNVMQVITQDNDGQLHTMYIQCKNVNELNQWLSAIRKVSIDNERMLPSFHPGAHRSGKWTCCLQADRAVTGCSRTHSAVTLGDWSDPLDPDVETQTIYKQLLQGRDKLRKKYVEVPDVDQTSSNKEKKINSDIHPDGAECNAQLTKPGQSVAARLLAVIEDLEQAHTTFQRREKEDATSVILKP from the exons ATGGCCAGAAACACATCTCTTTATTTTCGAATTGTCGAGGGCAGGAACCTCCCGGCCAAAGACGT ATCCGGAACCAGCGATCCATACTGCATAGTGAAAGTTGACAATGAAGTTGTGGCCAG gACGGCCACAGTGTGGAAGAACCTTAATCCTTTCTGGGGTGAAGAGTACACGTTGCACCTCCCAATGGGGTTCCATTCGCTCTCGTTCCATGTCATGGACGAGGACACGATTGG ACACGATGATGTTATTGGAAAGATTACACTGAGCAAAGACGCCATCGGATCTCAGGCTAAAG GGTTGGATAGTTGGTTGAACCTGACTAGGGTCGACCCTGATGAAGAAGTCCAAGGAGAGATCCATCTGAGTCTGGCGCTGCTgaaagatgcagaaaaattcAGCCTACGTTGTCGAGTCATTGAAGCCAG AGACTTGGCTCCAAGAGACATTTCTGGAACCTCTGATCCCTTTGCAAGAGTTCTTTTCAACAACCACAGTGCAGAGACCTCG ATCATCAAGAAGACCCGTTTCCCTCACTGGGGAGAGACCCTGGAGCTGGAGTTGGATCCAGAGGAGCTGAGCGAGGACAATGCTGTTACTGTGGAGGTGTGGGACTGGGATATGGTGGGCAAGAATGACTTTCTGGGAAAG GTGGAAATCCCTTTTGCTTGTTTGCACAAGACACCTCTGTTAGAGGGCTGGTTTCGTTTGCTACCCTTGGGAAACAATGAGGTCGACACTGG CGGTAAACTGGGAGCGCTGCGTCTGAAGGTGCGCTTGGTGGAGGATCGGATCTTGCCGTCGATGTACTATCAGCCCCTCATTGACCTTCTAGTTGAGTCGGTAATCTCCCCTGCAGAG GTGGAGGATAGCAGTGCTCTGACCATGCTGGAGGACGTGACCACAGTCGAGAGCAGGCAGGATGTGGCGATGACTCTGGTGAAGATTTACCTGGGACAAGGCCTGGTGGTGCCCTTCCTGGATTACCTTAATACCCGGGAGGTCAACCACACTA CTGATCCAAACACTTTATTTCGCTCCAACTCACTCGCCTCCAAAGCCATGGAACAGTTCATGAAG GCTGTTGGCATGCTGTATCTGCACGAGGTACTGAAACCCATCATCAATCGCATCTTTGATGAGAAGAAGTACATTGAGTTGGACCCATGCAAGATTGACTTGAACCGCACAAG ACGAATTTCATTTAAGGGTGCAGTGTCAGAGGCAGAGGTGCGGGACAGCAGTGTggagatgctgcagagctatTTAACCAGCATCATTGAATCAATCGTGGGCTCGGTCGATCAGTGTCCTCCTGTCATGAGAGTGGCCTTCAAACAGCTGCACAAGAGAGTAGAGGAGCAATTTACTGAGCCTGAGAATGAG GATGTAAAGTACCTGGCCATCAGTGGATTCTTCTTCCTGCGTTTCTTTGCTCCTGCAATCCTCACGCCTAAACTGTTCCAGCTGAGAGACCAGCATGCTGACACACGTACAAGCAGAACGCTGTTACTACTGGCCAAG GCACTACAAAGTGTCGGCAACTTGGGGCTCCAGCTGGGTCACGGAAAGGAGCAGTGGATGGCGCCCCTTCACCCCATCATCCTGCGCAGTGTGGCCTCTGTCAAGGACTTCCTGGACAAGTTAATCGACATAGATCATGATGTTG TGTCTGAAGTGCCTCAGAGGGCTGTATTCATGCCTTCAGTCACAGTCAAAGAGGGTTACctcaacaaacacaaagcagagggACCCCAACTTCTGTCCCGCTTTGCCTTCAAGAAACGCTACTTCTGGCTGACAAGTGAGACGCTCTCTTATGCCAAGACTCCTGATTGGCAG GTGCGCTCTTCAATCCctattcagtgtgtgtgtgctgtggagAGGGTGGATGAAAATGCCTTTCAGCAGCAGAATGTAATGCAGGTCATCACCCAGGACAACGATGGACAGCTGCACACCATGTACATCCAGTGCAAG AATGTGAATGAACTAAACCAGTGGCTGTCTGCGATCAGGAAAGTCAGCATCGACAATGAGCGCATGCTGCCCTCTTTCCACCCGGGGGCTCATCGCAGTGGCAAGTGGACCTGCTGCCTGCAGGCAGACCGTGCTG TTACAGGCTGCAGTAGAACCCACTCAGCTGTGACTCTGGGTGACTGGAGCGACCCGCTGGATCCTGATGTAGAGACTCAGACGATATACAAGCAGCTTCTCCAGGGCAGAGATAAACTCAG GAAAAAATATGTGGAGGTGCCAGATGTTGATCAGACATCGAGCAATAAGGAAAAGAAGATCAACTCTGACATTCATCCAG ATGGCGCCGAATGCAACGCTCAGCTGACGAAGCCAGGTCAAAGTGTTGCTGCTCGACTGCTGGCGGTGATAGAGGACCTGGAGCAGGCTCACACCACCTTCCAGCGCCGAGAGAAAGAGGACGCCACCAGTGTCATTCTGAAGCCCTAG